From Brassica rapa cultivar Chiifu-401-42 chromosome A06, CAAS_Brap_v3.01, whole genome shotgun sequence:
tcatgttgacaaaaaaaaaaaatgtactaAAGTTTCATATCTCTGCACAGCTGTTTGACTTTCGATACTTCGCGAATTGGTATCTTCCATGGTTGCGTTGACTTTTATCTCTTTACTTCAGTTCAGTGTCTTGGAACTCGTCTAAAACCTCGTGCCCTCTCTTTCCAATTCGAATAGTGCGTAAATGGTATCGTTCTTCTTACTCTATTCTTCTTCCATGTTCCTTCACAATTTTGGACCCTTGTCTCAGATACGTCCTTTAAACCGTTTGTCACTGAAGCAAGAGGCAATTCCCAAGTGGAGAGTCCGAATAcctatttgatcaaaaaaaaaaaaaagagtccgAATACCTGAAATTGGAGGAGCAGGAAGAAGGTAACTGTCAAAAGAGAGTATATACCATCCGGATCATCTCATTAACTTTCAACACTtacaattttataaaactaCCGAGACCGGTTCAGGAGGTAGCTCTCTTTTGACAGGAAGTAGCTCTCTTTTAACTGTCAAAAGTTGTTCTGTAATCTGAATTAGGTTTCATGAAACATATATTGCTTTAGAATATAATACCGTAATTTATAGGCATACAATTATTATATCATAGCTCATCCTATCAAATTTTAAGTAAATTAAGTAGCATGTAAAACATTACTCCATTGTACTCTCCACATGAATTTGGAGTTTGGAAAGAGAagataaattagaaaataatacaACAAATCACTCAAATATGGTCATAATCGAATAAACTCAGTTCCTGATGTATCGATGCAAAGGCAGATCTGGTGAAGTTGATTGTTAAGCTCCGGATATTTGTTACATTCGATGCCTGGAGTAAACCCAATGGCATCTTTTTCGCGTCTTTAATCTCTCGAAGATCATAGAATCCCTCGTCTGGTATGATTCCTATAGTTACACCACACATtcagaaaaaaaggaaaattatataTAGAGTCTAATTAAGCATACGTAAATTAATACATTGATTAGATATAGTGACTTTTTAGATTAATTAGTGTGTATGTAGACCAGAGTTTGCGAGGATGTGAAGAAGATTGGCCTTAATTATCTCTAAGTGAAGAGTATTCTCAAAGTAGTCATGTAGATCCATTGTGGACTCGGAACACGTGCCGTGTTTTTTCCACTCGTGTTTCCAAAACTTGAAACCATCGTTGCTCGCACACGATAGTGTTAGCCACTTCGCTCGCAAACTACTACAATATCCGATATCTATACATTCAAATATGAATTTGATATATACAACGTAAACAAAATaaactgaaagaaaaaaaggaatatTTACACAATCACATAGTAATATTACTATTACATGTACCTTAGATCGATCAAATTCACTGTCGGGATTGCAGTTTGATGGATGCGAACCATCATTGTAACCTGCCCACTACGCAAATGTTTCAAAACAAATTAACTTTGGCTGTTTATTTCTGACTTATATTAACATCAAAATTAGAATTTCATGGGGTACATATTTGTAAAAAACAGTGATGAACTTGAGATAAAGCAGATTACGTATCTGAAGAGCTAAGTAGAAGAAATCAAAGTCTGCAGCTTTAGGAGGTAACATGAAAACATTAGAAACTTGAGGGTAAACCAACTTTTTACTCCCATTTTGTATACTCTTCGTTTTTGTAATAATGCacaaatgaaacattttggctTCAAATTAATAAAGACAAATAGCTTGTCCTTAATACATTTTCATTAATTAGGTGTTTATTAGTGCCCTCGTGATCTATTAAAATTCTCGCACGTTCTATCTTTAATCATCTTATTATTGTTTTGAAAAAGAATGCAAAAATATTTAGgtttttaacataatatatcTCTTGGTATAAATTAGGAACgagctatttaaaaaaaaacatgtatccCTTTCATTATGCATGCAATTGCcgctatttatatatttaacaatGTGCAATATTATAACAAAATTCATTTCTAGTATGCTACTTAATAAAAAATTGGAAAGGAACAATATCAAGCACAAGCGAACCAAGTTCAAACAATTCACAGGTATATATATCTAGCTACTAATGTACATACTAACATTTAATAATTCGCTAATGAATGCTTTGTAAGAAAGGGTCAAAGACTCAAAAGTGTTGATCATAATTAATTAGTAACTGAGGATCTGGCCACGATCAGCGTTAAACGTGtcatacaattaattttgtcttaatctaacctatactaaaagggttatatgaggAGTAGTGAGTGTGTCCACGTAGGACAATTAAATCAGCCAATAGGAGAAGAGCTCTCCGCCACGTCACCTCTGCTTGTGACAAAGCAATATCACGGTTCTGGTGAACCCGATTTCACTCGCTTCATCTTCTCCGTTTCCCCTTTTTGCGATCTTCATCACCACTGACAATCAAACTTTCTCTTTACTCTCATCTTTAATGTCTTTCGTTTCACCTCCCTCTCCATCTATTTCTTATAAACCTTTTCACCATTTCCTGGTTCCAATCAAAATCCAGAGAATCCTCTCAGGAAGCCAAATCCACATGAAATTGAATGGCACATCCCCACCGATCAGACATACCGGCTAAACCGGTGTCTCCTCCACCAACTCTGTCTCCGGCGATTCAGACTCCTCTAAGAAACACAAAGTCAACTTTTTGATTTCTATGGAGCCAAGTTGATATTATTGATGGTGGCTATCGTTGGAGAAAATATGGCCAAAAAGCGGTCAAGAACAACATGTTCCCCAGGTTCTTATTCCTTCATCCCCTTATTAGCTTAGTTACTCCTGccttttcatttataaatactGTAGTACTGGACACATATGCTTGTGCTAATCTCGAACCAAGATCGAGTCTATATTGATTGTAACTTGCAGACTTCAAACTATTGTCTCAGATGATCTTTATAATCCCCAAAAAGCTTAAAGCAGGCAATGGAGTGGACCTTGAAACAGCAAATGGGcgacacaatttcaaaaataaggttatttttcttcttcaatAGATTTTAAGTTCAAAAAGTTTAACAAGAACTCATAAATaccaaatcaaattttatttacagAAATTTTCAGATCCGGCTACCGTCACTAAATGGAAAGATGAAAGAATGGTAAGATTTTATTGCTGACTTCATTACTATTGCCGATTGTTTCTGTTCCCTCAGAAAGCTTTTTATACTGAAGAAACACCGTTTCAAGTACTCCATGGTCATACTGGAGATGTCTTGGACTTGGCATGGTCAGACTCAAATGTGAGTTTTAAatcttttctttgtttgtttttttttttttttgagatttctTGATCCATTTTTCGTATGAATTGGGTATTGGTTTTTGCAGTTGCTTCTTTCAGCTTCTAAAGACAAGACAGTTCGGCTATGGAGAGTTGGTTGTGATGAGTGTCTTCATATCTTCCATAATAACAACTACAGTAACTTTTTGAACTCTTAACTcagttaaaaaggaaaaaaagcaGCTCAATCCTCTGTGCTTGTGTgacatatatgtttatatatgtatatgtatgagGAGGAAAAAGAGCAATATTATTAATAGTCAAGGACTGAGATTAAAGTTGGCCTTTCCACAGCATGGACTCATGTTTCAGCAACTTCATGAAGACAATGCTCATCACTTACCTTCTCATACCTCTCCCCCTTCTTGCCCTCCTCATCTCTTCTATggaaagtctctctctctctctctctctctctctctctctctctctctctctctctctctctctctctctctctctctctctctctctctctctctctctctctctgtatatACACACAATTACACATGTATATAACAATATGAAAAGGGTTTAAGACTACCAAATCATGATTTGAAGTGTTAAACCTTTTTTTTGgtgtaggaggaggaggaaactACATGATCAACAGATCAATGACGTTCACGGGAGTATCAGACCACCACCATCTTACTCAAAGAAGCCTGACCATGACGAAGACAATCTATCAGATGATGGGTCCCATATGATGTTAGGAGGGACGAAGAAGAGGCTGAATTTAGAGCAAGTTAGGGCATTAGAGAAGATCTTCGAGCTAGGGAACAAGTTGGAGCCTGAGAGGAAGATGCAGCTAGGTAAGGCCTTAGGGTTGCAGCCTAGGCAGATTGCGAATTGGTTTCAGAACATGAAATCTAGGTTGAAGACAAAGCAGCTTGAAAGAGACTATGATACTCTGAAGAAACAGCTCGATGTTTTGAAATCGGATAATGATTCTCTTCTAGCACACAATAAGAAACTCCATGATGGATTCCATAGATGTCAAAGCTCGAATCTGGGGTTTATCAGAACAGAGGGTCGTCGCTTGGACCGATGCTCATGACTCCATTTCAGCAAGATACCAACACAACGGAAATGTAATTTTCTTTTCAGTTTTGCTCTGTTTTGGAGATTACAAAGTTCGCAGCTTTGCTCTGTTTTTAAAATCGCAgctttgctctgtttttttatACAGCCTTCTAATTTTTTACGCTTCGGAAAAAGCAAGATATTTATCGAGTTACTGATCAGAGTTTAACTATTTCTTTCTTGCACAACTCTGTTGGAGAGTGGTTGGAACAGATGGGGCagcaagaaatattttttttgttggatcCATCGCTTTTCAGGATGTAGCACACAAGGTCTCTGCCCTTAAAGTTTTTCTTAACAGGGGAGACATGGCAAGACTTAAGGAGATTCAAGAAGCTGTCTTACAAATGAGCGCACTAAAGGCTCTGGTAATAACTagacatataattatttttttcttcccaTCCTCTGCTCATGCTTTTCTAGATGCATCACATGATGAGTTTTTGAACTCTTTGGTAGAGAAATGAACTGATTCACAAACTGAGAAGTGAAAGAATGTCGTATCATGGAGATGAATCAAGCTGGAACCGATCATGGGTGGCAATTTAGAAGGTAACAATCtcttaagagtttgttgtgtgTAAGAAAGGAACCAAGTACTTTACTGATCTTCTGAACATCAACATGTAGCTCTGGGCTTCAAAGTGGAACGTGAGAGCTTACGTCAGTAGAAAACTAGAGTTGACCCATGATGCCGTCTGCATGTCGGTGCTGGTTCAAGAATCATGTGGTGATTATGCTTTCGTCATTCACACAAACAATCCTGTCACTGGTGATCCTTCAAAAATACACACAAGAGGTAAATTAAAAGACCTTTCTTCCTTTTTATGCTTTTCTGAGTAAAATAATCAAGAACTTGTGTTTCTCAGATTGTGAAGGGTTTGGGAGAGACCTTGGTTGGAGGATATCCAGGACGAGCAATGAGCTTTATCACCAAGAAAACAAACCTCAACTCGCCAACCGTGAGAAACAAAAAACAGATAGTGTTTGCATGTTAACTCCAGTAAGTATTTGCTGTGCAGGTGATCAGTAGTTACCCAAGTAAGAGGATAGTTCTGTACTCTAAACCCTCTATCATGTTCTTAGCAGGAATGTTGTCAAAGTCTATACACATTAATACCAAATAATTGTTTTCCCCCTAAGTAATAGACAACCTATAAAAACCATTGTtttctttaatgttttttttttggatttttgtttctCTTAATTGTTGGACTAAACATATATCAATAAGtcatgttcctaatttaatagaatagattttttttaaaaaaaattaggttcaACCTTTTTGAAGTTAGAAACTTTTTttcaacaattttatttttcatgcatACTTCTATACTTCTAGAAGGATTAGTTTCTTACtaacactttaaaaaaaatgttagtcAATAATTGAATAATACAACTCCAAAAGATAGAATTAATAAATAAGTTAGGAAATCAAAACTTAAAATGATTTTGAGTTTAAACCTGATTTTTTCTGctgtaataatattttgaataatataatatgtGTGTTTTTATTATTGCTTACATTTTACActtttccgggctacgcccgattttatttctataaattgTTAGTTGTTTTCAGATATTGAGTTATTTCTATTggaatatttaattatatatggaaaacaatgacaaataaaaactattaaaataaaatttaaattattagaaTAATTTATTATCATGTTTCCAGGATAAGATTTCAGTTCAATGCATGAGTTTGAGGAAAAACTCTCGACAACAAATTAGATCATCATCAACAAACcacaactaataaaaaaaacatctcATCATCTTCTAACCTATTTATGTATTCCAAAGTCAATCTTGCTATTTAGCCAAactaatataacaaaaatattacataacaaTATGACATAGAAAAACTACATACAACATTCAAACAACATAAATCAATGCATCGAACTCCACTTATACTCAATCTTACACTTCTAATACTTTAAAACATGtttattctttatatttttagtccACACAACAAAATCAAAAGTAACATATCAAACACAattttccgcgcgtagcgcggacaaatGATCTAGTACAATTAAAACCCTTAAAGAAAAGAAAGCAACATGCCGAACATATAAAGTTTATCAAAATGCACGAGGAACTATAATGAGATCAAACCACTACCAACCCACTTCCCGTTGATACGTGTTTACCGATGATTCTGGTCATTGTTTTTAGTGATTTACTGTAAATGACAGCAGTACTTGTCCATGGTGGGAAGTCGATCCAATTGAAGAGTAAACAatattaaacttaaaatatttcttAGGGATATTTCTAATATgcttaattaatcataaaatCTGGGAAGAAATATATTGAATGTAAATCTttagtcaaaaataatatatatatatatatatattttgagtgTACGTCACAGAGAACGATGTTTGTCGACGGTCGActcaacatatatatgtatattgagTTGACAATTGAGAACGGTACTTGGTAGTTTCGAGTAAGCTAGCGGAACACATCGGATGGGTAGTTGATACGAAGCTAGTTTGTAAACATGTGATCTAGATAATTTTGGTTGAGTCCAGTTTGTATGTCGACTTTGGACGACTGCTTCAggtttgatttatatatatatttcttggaAAGAAACTTACACCATGTGAAACAATTTCAAAATCGCATATCTAGTTGGTTAAAAAATGAAACagttattttagtaaaactttacaTTGTCTACTTAAAAGTGAACCATACATTTATCTTGCATGACTCATGAGGGAGGGAAAATATATTTGGATACTGGAAGGTTTTTCTGAAAACAATTTAGAAATATATAGAACGTGCTCATCCTATACGTAGCATAGCgaaagaaaaacaattttggCTTTACTCCAATTTGAAGATCTTCAACTAATCTATTCTATGATTCTTTGTCTCTTACGTCTCCTACTTATTCATTGGGATTAAAGTGCTGGGATGATTTTGTTCCTCAAACATGTAGTTTCCAACGGTTCTGTCTGTTCCTATATTTTAATGAATGAGAGTGTGTGTGATGTTTCTCTAATTTCCAATGGGTGAGGAAATCGAATCCTTCTTAATTAAGTTATGTTCAAAACTTGatactctctctctttctaaaagtaagattttctagagttattttttgttccaaaatgaTAGATTTTCTAGAATTTTAACGTACTTTTAGTAGTTAATGTTGATAAAATgtatgtttttaagaaaaactaattgaaaatatttgaattgattaaatactattggttgatagttattggaaaatgtataatgaaataaataattaatttaattgtaAACATTAATTATATTCTTAATATGCGTAAATACTATATAAAATCTTTCTTTCAGGAACAGAAGGAGTATTAACAAGTGTGGTATCCTTTCATTAAGCTTTCTCCTTGTTGGGGAGACTCAAATACATCAGTCAACAAAAACATGACAACACATAATCatctttcataaaaaaaatctacttcttgaaataaaacttttatgtttataatttatattctttgaataattttcatatttttggtgaaaatatttctttgtatataattatatttagtaGTTTTTAATTAACTGTAAATCTTAATTTAAGAaagtgaaatttattttaacatatgcacttaatatttatattattaaacaatCTAATACATTTTACAATCATTTAAaagttttagatattttaaaagttaatgttATAAAGGTTTCTAATTTCTTTTCCAATTCCAAGTTTttcctaagaaaaaaaaaaggtttatttgccaaataaccaaaaaaaaatgaaaattagattttaGGAGAGAGAGttgagagagataggaagagaaagtaggagagagggagaaattttggttagttagtgtatttaagtttttttcatgtatatagagtgtaattttccaaaaaaaaaactgattggGTGATAAAAAAAGGTGTAATGATTTTCTAAAGGCTCACCTAATCCCAAAgtgtaaattttcataaaaaaaggCGCCCCACTGACCAATTGTTTTCTTCTCTCACAGTTCGAAAACGGAGACGAAGGGCATCGGCGGCGATCTTCAACGGCCCTATCGATCTCCGATCGCCAAACTCGAATccacaataataataataaaaaaaatcttcgaAAATCCacaggaaacaaaaaaaaaatcgctATCGTGTGTGTATTCCAAACTTCGTGCGTCTTTCTTCAACCATCACGTCCAGATCTCATGATTCATCGTCCGATCTCGTGGCGGTTCCGTAAACCTTGATGCAACGACCTCATGCTCGTTCCAGGTTGAAAATCAAATCCGATATGGATCCTctccaccttcatactcaacCTGGCCAACGATCACCCCTCGCCAAATCCAAGTGTAAACCGAAGAAATCGATTATCCTCATAACCGTCGGTTCAGCCGCAATCGGTTTAATCATATTCTTCGTTTGCTATGCATTTTTACTCTCCGGGAGGAATCGGAGAGTTTCGCTCCGTTACAGCGTCGTGATCGACGGCGGGAGCTCGGGGACCCGAGTCCACGTGTTCGGGTACCGGATTGACTCCGGAAACCCGGTTTTCGATTTTATCGGAGATGACGGTTACGCTAGCTTGAAGCTGAGTCCTGGTTTGTCTTCGTACGCTGGTGATCCGGAGGGAGCGAGCGTGTCGGTGGCGGAGCTTGTGGAGTTCGCGAAAGGTAGAGTTCCGAAGGGGAAGTTGAAGGAGTGTGAGATTAGGTTGATGGCTACCGCTGGGATGAGGTTGCTTGATGTTAGTGTTCAGGAACGGATTCTTGAAGTTACTAGAAGAGTTCTTAGATCTTCTGGGTTTAAGTTCCGAGACGAATCGGCCTCGGTTATCTCCGGTTAGTGTTTTGATGcttaagattaaaaaaaaaaaaaaaaggtgtttttcatttatttgaagGGAACCTAAGCGTTGTAAATAATCTCTAGCACGAATTGAATCCCAATGGTGGAAGTTACAGCCGCAACCTTTTTACCACCAGAGCTGACTCGTTCTGGTTTTGATGCTTAAGATTAGAGCTAGATTGATCCAATGCTGCACTGTTCGAGTGTTTGGTTGAGGTGTTGTTGTTATTAGTATTGGACTTGTTTGAATAAGTGCTGATGCTGGGGATATTTTTTTGTGTAGGATCTGATGAAGGTATATATGCTTGGGTTGTTGCGAATCATGCACTTGGTTCTCTAGGAGGTGATCCGTTGCAAACAACGGGGATTGTTGAACTTGGTGGGGCTTCTACTCAGGTTTTAGTCTCCTTCCCTTCAGATTTGTGAGAACTTAGAATATAGAGCAACTGTGTTGTAAGATAGTTGATTGTAAGGGATGATGACTGTTTTGTGCATTTGTTTAGGTGACATTTGTGTCAAGTGAGCATGTGCCTTCTGAGTTCTTGCGTACGATAACTTATGGTAACGTTTCA
This genomic window contains:
- the LOC103872116 gene encoding homeobox-leucine zipper protein HAT7-like isoform X1 — translated: MIFIIPKKLKAGNGVDLETANGRHNFKNKKFSDPATVTKWKDERMKHRFKYSMVILEMSWTWHGQTQICFFQLLKTRQFGYGELVVMSVFISSIITTTHGLMFQQLHEDNAHHLPSHTSPPSCPPHLFYGKRRRKLHDQQINDVHGSIRPPPSYSKKPDHDEDNLSDDGSHMMLGGTKKRLNLEQVRALEKIFELGNKLEPERKMQLGKALGLQPRQIANWFQNMKSRLKTKQLERDYDTLKKQLDVLKSDNDSLLAHNKKLHDGFHRCQSSNLGFIRTEGRRLDRCS
- the LOC103872116 gene encoding homeobox-leucine zipper protein HAT7-like isoform X2 translates to MEWTLKQQMGDTISKIRKLFILKKHRFKYSMVILEMSWTWHGQTQICFFQLLKTRQFGYGELVVMSVFISSIITTTHGLMFQQLHEDNAHHLPSHTSPPSCPPHLFYGKRRRKLHDQQINDVHGSIRPPPSYSKKPDHDEDNLSDDGSHMMLGGTKKRLNLEQVRALEKIFELGNKLEPERKMQLGKALGLQPRQIANWFQNMKSRLKTKQLERDYDTLKKQLDVLKSDNDSLLAHNKKLHDGFHRCQSSNLGFIRTEGRRLDRCS
- the LOC103872117 gene encoding probable apyrase 4, producing MQRPHARSRLKIKSDMDPLHLHTQPGQRSPLAKSKCKPKKSIILITVGSAAIGLIIFFVCYAFLLSGRNRRVSLRYSVVIDGGSSGTRVHVFGYRIDSGNPVFDFIGDDGYASLKLSPGLSSYAGDPEGASVSVAELVEFAKGRVPKGKLKECEIRLMATAGMRLLDVSVQERILEVTRRVLRSSGFKFRDESASVISGSDEGIYAWVVANHALGSLGGDPLQTTGIVELGGASTQVTFVSSEHVPSEFLRTITYGNVSYRIYSHSFLNLGQDAAHEKLWESLNNLAANSTEKGIVTDPCTPKGYILDKNSTVEGIVLPEESKFTDSLQAAGNFSKCRSAAFNILQEGKEKCHFKHCSIGSTFTPNLRGSFLATENFFHTSKFFGLREKDWLSAMISAGESFCGDDWSKLKVKHPTFKDESLLRYCFSSAYIVSMLHDSLGVALDDQRVEFASEAGEKGIPLDWALGAFILNTATAISDNSGKSRKILLE